Proteins co-encoded in one Eremothecium sinecaudum strain ATCC 58844 chromosome VI, complete sequence genomic window:
- the JNM1 gene encoding Jnm1p (Syntenic homolog of Ashbya gossypii ABR141W; Syntenic homolog of Saccharomyces cerevisiae YMR294W (JNM1)) produces MSTEVIDLDNIDINDELKKYASTEQEVFETSDNDESLSSNELDRSNNVMVSAEPIGSLDDTRAIFEHNVLSGHVDYSGRIDKVGLSYKSHNIEETVEQKLARIKREIYELQLSKEAANEHKDEVDELVKLFSKLEQDRTQNMRDIKHRLVLDTKESDTVSLPSVKIETTHYQKLVELDAKLADLEVYVGDKYFTNKSITTSFNELFHKVSLLEQNEELLSNFSSAMKRISKEYEESIIGRRAAKDITLQRHISEQLVTTDTKVAEIYKSYNLLKKYSESLPHIIDRLKSLNDLHRQAKDTCDTVHTVNDSISYLHLQTEKWEKLLDTMDEKLDKHESRLQENVDNIKEWIDELSLKVDEYQKSL; encoded by the coding sequence ATGTCAACGGAAGTTATAGATCTGGATAATATTGATATTAATGATGAGTTGAAGAAATATGCGTCTACAGAGCAAGAAGTGTTCGAAACTAGTGATAATGATGAAAGCTTGAGCTCAAATGAATTGGATCGAAGTAATAACGTAATGGTATCAGCAGAGCCAATTGGATCTTTGGACGATACTAGAGCGATATTTGAGCACAATGTACTCTCTGGGCATGTGGATTACTCTGGTAGGATTGATAAGGTTGGATTATCATATAAATCACATAACATTGAAGAAACGGTTGAACAAAAGCTGGCTCGAATCAAGCGGGAAATATATGAATTACAGCTATCCAAAGAGGCTGCTAATGAACACAAGGATGAAGTTGATGAGCTTGTTAAGTTATTTTCAAAGCTAGAGCAAGATCGGACTCAAAACATGCGGGATATCAAACATCGGCTAGTTTTGGATACTAAGGAAAGCGATACAGTATCACTACCATCCGTGAAAATAGAAACTACTCACTACCAAAAGTTGGTGGAACTGGATGCTAAGTTGGCCGATCTTGAAGTTTACGTTGGAGACAAGTACTTTACAAATAAGTCCATCACTACAAGTTTCAATGAATTATTCCATAAGGTCAGTTTGCTAGAACAAAATGAAGAGCTACTATCCAATTTCAGTAGTGCTATGAAAAGAATTAGCAAAGAATATGAAGAATCAATTATCGGCCGCAGGGCAGCTAAAGATATCACTTTACAGCGACATATTTCAGAACAACTAGTTACTACAGATACAAAAGTGGCTGAAATTTACAAGTCCTATAACCTTCTGAAAAAGTACAGTGAGAGCTTACCGCACATAATTGATCGACTTAAGTCGTTGAACGATTTGCACCGGCAGGCTAAAGACACTTGTGACACTGTCCATACCGTCAATGATAGTATTTCCTACCTACATCTCCAAACGGAGAAATGGGAAAAGCTTTTGGATACAATGGATGAAAAGTTAGACAAACACGAATCAAGACTCCAGGAAAATGTTGACAATATTAAGGAATGGATCGATGAGCTTAGTCTTAAAGTAGATGAATATCAAAAATCACTATAG
- the SLH1 gene encoding RNA helicase (Syntenic homolog of Ashbya gossypii ABR142W; Syntenic homolog of Saccharomyces cerevisiae YGR271W (SLH1)): MVNVHSFDSVGTYMQAMLPMVQTAQGFNLTEKNKELPDIESRPDKRDKNSSNAVLTTLAQDRNEWDDIFDEFDDLSTEKLETVINQAGDYKFSSVYREILKTLESSRFQVPKDQLLEHILNILNTADGSGALEQELFYYLGSENIELIRIIVQNQTLLSGKPYQEVLEDFRNAVGKSEFLSGLDMNDEDLVNASSVSQLFDGKQKIVRYPHVFRKYEVGTSSSFSFNGTKFVLPAGTTRQSLQSHEEVVIPCIEKVNDYNSSVQQIKVSTLDDYIRAVFEYETLNKIQSLVYPIAYKTNENMLICAPTGAGKTDIALLTVLNTIKQFSEITEDGVMDIMYDDFKIIYVAPLKALAAEIVEKFSKKLAPFKIQVRELTGDMQLTKAEILETQVIVTTPEKWDVVTRKANGDNDLVLKVKLLIIDEVHLLHEDRGSVIEALVARTLCQVEHSQSMIRVVGLSATLPNFVDVADFLGVNRHVGMFYFDHSFRPKPLEQQLLGSRGKSGSIQGREGIDKVSYEKLYEQIAKGNQVMVFVHSRKDTVKTARTYISMARNNQEAEEFVSSHPSVDKFKRDISKHKDRDMKELFQSGFGIHHAGMSRSDRNITEKMFKEGAINVLICTATLAWGVNLPADVVIIKGTQVYDSKKGGYTDLGITDVIQIFGRAGRPGFGSTHGVGILCTTSDRLDHYISLITQQHPIESKLGSKIVDNLNAEISLGTVTNVEEGIKWLGYTYMFVRMKQNPFNYGLTWEELINDPQLYDKRRTIITNAARRLHGLQMIVFNDNTMNFISKDLGRVASDFYLLNESVEIFNQVCNPRATEADVLSMISMSSEFDSIKYREEEAGELGKLLENAVECQVGGDVASSSGKTNILLQAYISQASIKDSALSSDANYVAQNAARICRAVFLIGINRRWSRFAINMLNICKSIERRMWAFDHPLCQFDLPEAILRQLRAKSPSMENLLSMEPSELGDLVHNSKMGHKLYNLLSRFPRIEITGECFPITTSVLRITATLTPAFQWDYHIHGNAQFFWIFAEESNKSEILHFEKFILHRKQSNVAHDIDFMISLSDPPPPQLVIKVLSDTWIGSESVHAISFQHLIKPHNETLLTKLERLRPLPVKALHNPLLESIYPFSYFNPMQTMVFHTIYNTNENVFVGSPTGSGKTVVAELAIWNAFKKFPGSKIVYIAPMKALVSERVNDWRRRITPVTGDQVVELTGDSVPDAKEIKNATIVITTPEKFDGISRNWQTRRFVQKVSLVIMDEIHLLASDRGPILEMIVTRMNYISSITNNPIRLLGMSTAVANAYDMAGWLGVKNNGLFNFPSSVRPVPLKMYIDGFQDNIAFCPLMKTMNKPAFMAIMQHSPRKPVLIFVASRRQTRLTALDLIHLCGLEDNPRRFLNMDDEEELAYYVSQISDETLKMSIQFGIGLHHAGLPSQDREIVHNLFQKSKIQILVATSTLAWGVNLPAHLVIIKGTQFFDSKIEGYRDMDLTDILQMMGRAGRPAYDTTGTAIVFTKESRKTFYKHFLNVGFPVESSLHKVLDDHLGAEIASGTINNKQDAVEFLNWTFLFRRVHHNPTYYGVTDDMSTAGVNRYLSELIDKTLNNLAESQCIVVKGNNVDATPFLSISTYYYISHKTIRMLLSHIYNGCSFKDILKWLALAEEYNELPVRGGEAIMNIELSANSRYPVETVFKDSEELAIGDPHIKAFLLLQAYLSRAELDIADYYQDTISILDQSLRILQAYIDVASELGYYRTVLTIVKVMQCIKQGCWYEENPCTLLPGCVLKRETKIEFGDDGWPTEDPQFMSSKLQQLATQKHNSLRNLAAKFGVENGRMNSFIKQASSIPALNAVHFLAQDNPEELTLTATHVNRRDENLYVYCSKFPKRQKEQWFLIAHKDDELLIIKRCQPQRQPGQRNYSLSCRLLIPDDLRNKTVHFTLINDAMDLRYELVHTTV; encoded by the coding sequence ATGGTAAATGTGCATTCTTTTGACTCCGTGGGAACCTATATGCAGGCCATGCTGCCGATGGTTCAAACTGCTCAAGGATTTAATCTAACTGAAAAGAACAAGGAACTTCCAGATATTGAAAGCAGACCAGATAAAAGGGATAAAAATTCGAGTAACGCGGTATTGACTACATTAGCTCAAGATAGAAATGAATGGGATGATATATTTGATGAGTTTGATGATTTGTCTACAGAAAAGCTGGAAACAGTAATAAATCAAGCTGGAGATTATAAATTCTCATCGGTATACAGGGAAATATTAAAAACTTTGGAATCTAGTAGATTCCAAGTTCCAAAGGACCAATTACTGGAGcatattttaaatattCTAAACACTGCAGATGGCTCTGGGGCTTTGGAGCAAGAATTATTTTACTACTTAGGTTCGGAGAATATTGAATTAATTCGTATTATAGTTCAAAACCAAACTCTTCTTTCAGGAAAACCTTATCAAGAGGTGCTAGAGGATTTTAGAAATGCTGTAGGAAAGTCTGAATTTCTCTCAGGCTTGGATATGAATGATGAAGACCTGGTGAATGCTTCATCTGTGAGTCAACTATTTGATGGGAAGCAGAAGATTGTCAGGTATCCACATGTTTTTAGAAAGTACGAAGTTGGtacttcttcatccttCTCATTTAACGGTACAAAGTTTGTATTACCAGCTGGAACTACAAGACAGTCGCTGCAGTCTCATGAGGAAGTGGTTATTCCATGTATAGAAAAAGTGAACGATTACAACTCCAGTGTGCAGCAAATAAAGGTGAGTACTTTGGATGATTATATCCGAGCAGTTTTTGAATATGAAACACTGAATAAGATCCAATCGTTGGTTTATCCAATTGCATACAAAACGAACGAGAACATGTTAATTTGTGCACCAACTGGTGCTGGTAAAACTGATATTGCCTTACTTACTGTTTTGAATACTATCAAGCAATTCTCTGAGATAACTGAAGATGGAGTTATGGACATTATGTATGACGATTTTAAGATCATTTATGTTGCACCATTAAAAGCCCTTGCTGCTGAGATAGTCGAAAAGTTCTCGAAGAAACTCGCTCCTTTCAAGATTCAGGTTCGTGAGCTAACAGGAGACATGCAGCTAACAAAAGCTGAAATTTTGGAAACGCAAGTAATTGTCACAACTCCCGAGAAATGGGACGTTGTTACTAGAAAAGCTAATGGTGATAATGATCTAGTATTGAAGGTAAAGTTACTGATTATTGACGAGGTACATTTGTTGCATGAAGATAGAGGATCTGTTATAGAAGCATTAGTTGCACGTACTCTTTGTCAAGTAGAGCACTCACAGTCTATGATCAGGGTTGTGGGGTTATCTGCTACCCTCCCAAACTTTGTGGATGTTGCGGACTTTTTAGGCGTTAATCGTCACGTTGGGATGTTTTACTTTGACCACTCATTCCGTCCGAAACCTTTGGAGCAACAATTGCTTGGCTCTAGAGGGAAATCTGGTAGTATACAAGGCAGGGAAGGCATTGACAAGGTTTCCTACGAAAAGCTTTACGAGCAAATTGCTAAAGGTAACCAGGTCATGGTATTTGTCCACTCAAGAAAAGACACAGTTAAAACAGCCAGGACTTATATATCTATGGCTCGTAATAATCAAGAAGCCGAAGAATTTGTTAGCAGTCATCCTTCGGTTGATAAATTTAAAAGAGATATATCCAAACATAAGGACAGAGACATGAAAGAATTATTCCAAAGTGGATTCGGCATTCATCACGCTGGTATGTCAAGGTCAGACCGTAATATTACGGAAAAAATGTTTAAAGAAGGTGCTATAAACGTTTTAATTTGTACTGCAACCCTAGCTTGGGGGGTAAATTTACCTGCCGATGTTGTAATAATTAAAGGAACACAGGTCTATGACTCAAAGAAGGGTGGTTATACGGACCTTGGTATCACAGATGTTATTCAAATCTTTGGTCGTGCTGGTAGACCAGGATTTGGCTCAACTCACGGTGTTGGCATATTATGCACTACCAGCGATCGTTTAGATCACTATATTTCACTAATCACACAACAGCATCCCATTGAATCCAAGTTAGGTTCAAAGATTGTTGATAATCTGAATGCAGAAATATCTTTAGGAACTGTAACCAACGTCGAAGAAGGTATTAAATGGCTAGGTTACACTTATATGTTTGTGAGGATGAAGCAGAATCCATTCAACTATGGTTTAACTTGGGAAGAACTAATAAATGACCCACAATTGTATGACAAAAGGAGGACCATTATTACTAATGCTGCCAGAAGATTGCATGGCCTACAGATGATAGTATTTAATGACAACACCATGAATTTCATTTCAAAGGACTTGGGTAGAGTTGCTTCTGATTTCTACTTGCTGAACGAGTCTGTGGAGATTTTTAATCAAGTGTGTAATCCGAGGGCCACCGAAGCTGATGTATTGTCAATGATTAGTATGAGTAGTGAATTTGACTCTATTAAATATAGAGAGGAAGAGGCAGGTGAATTAGGCAAACTATTGGAAAATGCAGTCGAGTGTCAAGTCGGTGGAGACGTCGCTTCCAGCTCAGGTAAGACGAACATTTTACTACAGGCATATATATCTCAGGCTTCGATTAAGGATTCGGCACTGAGTTCAGATGCCAATTATGTTGCTCAAAACGCTGCAAGAATTTGTAGAGCAGTATTTCTAATTGGTATTAACAGAAGGTGGAGTAGGTTTGCCATTAACATGCTTAATATTTGTAAGTCTATTGAAAGACGCATGTGGGCCTTTGATCATCCTCTATGTCAATTCGATTTACCAGAAGCAATTTTGCGTCAACTACGTGCCAAATCGCCATCCATGGAGAATTTATTATCTATGGAACCATCGGAGCTTGGAGACTTAGTCCATAATTCTAAAATGGGCCATAAACTATACAATCTATTAAGTCGTTTCCCTAGAATAGAAATAACCGGGGAATGCTTTCCAATCACAACAAGTGTGTTAAGAATTACTGCCACATTGACTCCTGCTTTTCAATGGGACTATCATATACATGGTAACGCACAATTTTTTTGGATATTTGCAGAGGAGTCTAATAAATCTGAAATATTACACTTCGAGAAATTTATTCTGCACAGAAAACAGAGCAATGTAGCGCATGATATAGATTTCATGATATCGCTATCAGATCCGCCACCTCCCCAGCTTGTTATAAAGGTGTTATCAGATACATGGATTGGAAGTGAATCCGTTCACGCAATTTCATTTCAACATTTAATAAAACCTCACAATGAGACGTTGCTGACCAAGCTGGAGCGCTTAAGACCTCTTCCTGTTAAGGCTCTACATAATCCATTGCTTGAATCAATATACCCTTTCAGCTATTTTAATCCAATGCAAACTATGGTTTTTCATACTATTTACAACACGAACGAAAACGTATTTGTTGGTTCCCCGACAGGTTCAGGAAAGACAGTTGTGGCTGAACTGGCTATTTGGAACGCATTCAAAAAATTCCCAGGAAGCAAAATCGTTTATATAGCTCCTATGAAAGCCTTAGTTAGCGAAAGAGTCAATGATTGGAGAAGGAGGATAACACCAGTCACGGGCGACCAAGTTGTAGAACTTACAGGTGATTCTGTCCCAGATGCTAAGGAAATTAAGAATGCTACTATTGTTATCACAACGCCTGAAAAATTTGATGGTATTTCACGTAACTGGCAAACACGACGCTTTGTGCAGAAAGTATCCTTGGTTATTATGGATGAAATTCATTTGTTGGCTAGTGATCGTGGACCAATTTTGGAGATGATTGTTACGCGTATGAATTatatttcatcaattaCCAATAACCCAATTCGCCTATTAGGTATGTCTACAGCGGTTGCAAATGCTTATGATATGGCGGGTTGGCTTGGAGTCAAGAATAACGGCTTATTCAACTTTCCATCTAGTGTTCGGCCTGTTCCATTGAAGATGTATATTGATGGTTTCCAAGATAATATTGCGTTTTGTCCTCTAATGAAGACAATGAATAAGCCTGCATTCATGGCAATCATGCAACATTCTCCTCGTAAACCAGTTTTGATTTTTGTTGCTTCACGTCGTCAAACAAGATTAACAGCTTTAGATTTGATTCATTTGTGTGGTTTGGAGGATAATCCACGAAGGTTTTTGAATAtggatgatgaagaagagctAGCCTATTATGTTTCTCAAATTTCAGATGAAACTCTAAAAATGTCTATTCAGTTTGGAATCGGTCTACATCATGCAGGTCTTCCATCACAAGATAGAGAAATTGTTCATAATCTTTTCCAAAAGAGCAAAATACAAATTTTAGTAGCGACTTCTACATTAGCCTGGGGTGTTAACCTACCAGCACATTTGGTCATCATCAAAGGAACTCAATTTTTCGACAGTAAGATTGAGGGCTATAGAGATATGGATTTAACGGACATTTTACAAATGATGGGAAGAGCTGGAAGACCGGCTTATGATACCACTGGTACCGCAATTGTATTCACTAAGGAGTCGAGGAAAACGTTCTATAAGCATTTTTTGAATGTGGGCTTCCCCGTTGAATCATCATTACACAAGGTACTGGACGACCATTTAGGTGCTGAAATTGCATCGGGCACAATCAATAACAAACAAGATGCAGTCGAATTTTTAAACTGGACTTTTCTCTTCAGAAGAGTGCATCATAATCCAACGTATTATGGTGTTACCGATGACATGTCGACAGCTGGTGTTAACCGCTACCTTAGCGAGTTGATTGACAAGACGTTAAACAATTTAGCTGAATCGCAATGTATTGTCGTTAAAGGCAACAATGTGGATGCAACACCATTTTTAAGCATATCAACATACTATTATATTTCCCATAAGACTATCCGCATGTTGTTATCCCATATTTATAATGGCTGTTCATTCAAAGATATATTAAAATGGTTAGCCCTTGCAGAGGAATATAACGAGTTGCCTGTAAGAGGCGGTGAGGCAATAATGAACATTGAGCTATCTGCAAATTCACGCTACCCAGTAGAGACTGTCTTTAAAGATAGTGAAGAGTTAGCTATTGGAGACCCTCACATAAAGGCTTTCTTATTATTACAAGCCTATCTCAGTAGGGCTGAGCTTGATATAGCAGACTACTATCAAGATACTATTTCAATCTTGGACCAGTCTCTGCGTATCCTACAAGCTTACATAGATGTAGCCAGTGAGCTAGGATACTATCGGACGGTGCTGACAATTGTAAAGGTAATGCAATGTATCAAACAAGGCTGTTGGTATGAGGAAAACCCTTGTACACTTCTGCCGGGCTGTGTACTAAAGCGTGAAACTAAAATTGAATTCGGTGACGACGGGTGGCCAACTGAAGATCCACAATTCATGTCATCAAAGTTACAACAACTGGCTACCCAGAAGCACAACTCGCTGCGCAACTTGGCTGCAAAGTTCGGAGTTGAGAATGGTCGTATGAACTCATTTATAAAACAGGCATCTAGCATCCCAGCTTTGAACGCAGTTCATTTCTTGGCACAAGATAACCCGGAAGAATTAACTTTGACAGCCACACATGTGAACAGGCGTGATGAGAACCTTTACGTTTACTGTAGCAAATTTCCTAAGAGGCAAAAAGAACAGTGGTTCCTCATCGCGCATAAGGATGACGAGCTTTTAATTATCAAGAGATGTCAACCCCAGAGGCAGCCAGGTCAGAGGAATTACTCATTATCATGCAGGCTTCTAATACCTGATGACCTTCGTAACAAAACCGTGCATTTCACCTTGATAAACGATGCCATGGATCTCAGATACGAACTGGTCCATACAACTGTTTAA
- the EFG1 gene encoding Efg1p (Syntenic homolog of Ashbya gossypii ABR143C; Syntenic homolog of Saccharomyces cerevisiae YGR271C-A (EFG1)) encodes MRDQKRHRNAADRRYGNTLMIAGLGAGGNKIKKQIRNIERLLAKKREVLSDKVIVDNERALQALRLELAAAEERALARANSRKYHMVRFFERKKAMRHYRQAQRDVNNAAEKNEQLIANLRKAEVDLCYVVNFPKTQKYVALFAGEEDSTEDTIATRRAYLEEVERQLAAGTLPVPLEAAVRGKKLPRESAGIRLAGEVDETHDGVEEFDKHAIDAPESEEDDFFE; translated from the coding sequence ATGAGAGATCAAAAGAGGCATAGAAATGCTGCAGATAGGAGGTATGGAAATACATTAATGATTGCTGGCCTTGGCGCAGGTGGAAATAAGATTAAGAAGCAGATTAGAAACATTGAGCGTCTTTTGGCCAAAAAACGTGAGGTTCTATCTGATAAGGTTATTGTGGATAACGAGCGTGCTCTTCAGGCACTACGGCTGGAACTTGCAGCGGCGGAAGAGCGCGCACTTGCACGCGCAAATTCGCGAAAATACCACATGGTTCGGTTTTTTGAGCGAAAGAAGGCTATGAGGCATTACCGCCAAGCACAGCGCGACGTCAACAATGCTGCTGAGAAAAACGAGCAATTGATTGCTAACCTGCGTAAAGCTGAGGTTGATCTTTGTTATGTGGTGAATTTTCCCAAAACGCAAAAGTATGTTGCCTTATTTGCAGGGGAAGAAGACTCCACTGAGGATACCATAGCGACCAGAAGGGCGTATCTAGAAGAGGTTGAACGCCAACTAGCAGCTGGCACCCTTCCTGTTCCTCTCGAAGCCGCCGTACGAGGTAAGAAGCTTCCAAGGGAAAGCGCTGGTATACGCTTGGCTGGTGAAGTGGATGAAACTCACGATGGTGTTGAAGAGTTTGATAAACATGCCATTGACGCTCCTGAAAGTGAAGAAGACGACTTTTTTGAATAA
- a CDS encoding DUF2406 domain-containing protein (Syntenic homolog of Ashbya gossypii ABR144C; Syntenic homolog of Saccharomyces cerevisiae YMR295C and YGR273C) — translation MGLLGKKKSTPQRKLTKADHDAAKIHTSSLKAPILQAVNEAQPFEQAAQTFHNNATREGYATKGLRDVFGKTIITPDISNPTRERDERPLDTIRSFEYAISGDIRWAEQLETERYGFRVRPEFVEYSAGNNRPASRADDLEQGVYDYRTVAPGVGQGNSSRHHHQKSFTRY, via the coding sequence ATGGGGCTATTAGGCAAGAAAAAATCAACTCCACAGCGAAAGTTGACTAAGGCAGATCATGATGCAGCCAAGATTCATACTTCGTCTCTAAAAGCGCCCATTTTGCAGGCCGTTAACGAAGCCCAGCCATTTGAACAAGCAGCTCAGACTTTCCATAACAACGCAACACGTGAAGGATATGCTACAAAGGGACTCAGAGATGTTTTTGGAAAGACGATCATAACACCAGATATCTCAAATCCTACTAGGGAGCGAGATGAACGACCTCTTGATACTATCCGTAGCTTCGAGTATGCTATCTCAGGAGATATAAGGTGGGCTGAGCAGCTTGAAACTGAAAGATACGGTTTCCGGGTAAGGCCGGAGTTTGTGGAGTATTCAGCCGGTAATAACAGACCCGCTTCCCGTGCTGATGATCTCGAACAAGGTGTATACGATTACCGGACAGTTGCTCCCGGGGTCGGTCAGGGTAACAGCTCTAGACACCATCATCAAAAATCGTTTACTCGTTATTAG
- the LCB1 gene encoding serine C-palmitoyltransferase LCB1 (Syntenic homolog of Ashbya gossypii ABR145C; Syntenic homolog of Saccharomyces cerevisiae YMR296C (LCB1)) codes for MKNLQHVPDVLPSSIPLPESVVTATSYIWYFLHQGCVRIPGMRYVMDYIAKSHQADPYRTMVEIGLIIYGLVYYLSKPWKQGQEVQARLNARDVDQLIEEWEPEPIVISEQRDAWRLQALPVVSVIDEHNCCTVTRNGGQERYDNVLNMASTDYLQLSRDPTVVEIVKNTISNYGVGSCGPAGFYGNQDVHYNLEYELARFFGTENAVLYGQDFCVAASVVPAFTKRGDVIVADDRISLAMQNALQLSRSTVYYFKHNDMAALEELLAELDQRERAEQLPSIPRKFIITEGLFHNTGDIAPLPELVALKHSYRYRLIVDESHSLGVLGRTGRGLTEHFHMDRNTAVDITIGSMATALGSSGGFALGDNVMSHHQRIGSNAYCFSASLPPYCCAAAHRVLSIMEADSSAVTALHKVTSVVYNAITKDEKLSQYMIVTSSPHSSVIHLQLTPEIRRSLFNSSVDELFEELSRLHSRHASNKYVAAWEEEERLLQRIVDIALKKHILFSRNTLVHEHETLPVAPGLKISCHALLKTEQAENACEVLSNAVVEAITAYGNSS; via the coding sequence ATGAAGAACTTGCAACACGTACCTGATGTGCTTCCGTCTAGTATTCCACTGCCAGAGAGCGTGGTTACAGCTACATCGTATATTTGGTACTTTCTGCATCAGGGTTGTGTCAGAATTCCCGGAATGCGGTACGTGATGGATTACATTGCAAAGTCACATCAAGCCGACCCCTACCGCACAATGGTCGAGATTGGCCTAATAATTTACGGTTTAGTGTACTATTTAAGCAAGCCCTGGAAGCAAGGGCAAGAAGTACAGGCGCGTTTGAATGCACGTGATGTCGACCAACTGATTGAGGAGTGGGAGCCGGAGCCAATTGTGATATCAGAGCAGCGCGATGCCTGGCGGCTTCAAGCTCTACCTGTAGTTAGTGTCATAGACGAGCATAACTGCTGTACAGTGACAAGGAATGGCGGACAGGAGCGTTACGATAATGTATTAAATATGGCTTCTACAGATTACTTGCAGCTGTCTCGCGATCCTACTGTTGTTGAAATAGTGAAAAACACCATCAGCAATTATGGTGTTGGTTCATGTGGTCCAGCTGGGTTCTACGGTAACCAGGATGTACATTACAATCTGGAATACGAACTCGCACGCTTCTTTGGAACGGAAAATGCTGTCCTATATGGTCAGGATTTCTGTGTTGCTGCTTCTGTGGTCCCAGCTTTTACAAAGCGTGGTGATGTTATAGTTGCGGATGATCGTATCTCACTTGCTATGCAGAACGCTCTGCAGCTCAGTAGGTCTACGGTTTACTATTTTAAACACAATGACATGGCTGCTCTTGAAGAGCTGCTTGCAGAGCTAGACCAACGCGAGCGTGCTGAGCAACTCCCTTCAATACCACGGAAGTTTATTATCACAGAAGGTCTCTTCCATAACACCGGAGATATCGCCCCATTACCAGAATTGGTAGCACTCAAGCACTCCTACCGCTACCGTCTGATTGTGGACGAAAGCCACTCTCTCGGTGTCCTCGGTCGTACTGGTCGCGGACTTACGGAGCACTTCCACATGGACAGAAATACTGCTGTCGACATCACAATCGGTTCCATGGCAACCGCTCTTGGCTCTTCTGGTGGCTTCGCTCTCGGAGATAACGTCATGTCTCACCACCAGCGCATTGGTTCCAACGCATATTGTTTTTCTGCATCATTGCCCCCCTATTGTTGCGCTGCAGCGCACAGGGTTCTAAGCATTATGGAAGCAGACTCATCCGCTGTGACAGCTCTCCATAAGGTTACGTCTGTGGTTTATAATGCTATCACAAAAGACGAAAAGCTATCTCAATACATGATAGTTACTTCCAGCCCCCACTCTAGCGTTATTCATTTACAACTAACGCCAGAGATCCGCAGATCACTTTTCAACTCCTCAGTCGACGAGTTGTTTGAGGAACTCTCTCGCCTGCATTCTCGACATGCTTCCAATAAGTACGTGGCCGCTTgggaagaagaagaacgCTTGTTACAGCGCATAGTTGACATAGCGCTAAAGAAACATATTCTATTTTCACGGAATACCCTCGTCCACGAGCATGAAACCTTACCGGTAGCGCCAGGCTTAAAAATATCGTGTCACGCTTTATTAAAAACTGAACAAGCTGAAAATGCTTGTGAAGTTCTAAGCAACGCTGTCGTCGAGGCCATCACCGCATACGGGAACTCTTCCTAA